One Fusobacterium nucleatum genomic window carries:
- the rho gene encoding transcription termination factor Rho — protein sequence MDILNKLLLKDLQEIAKVMEIEVSVGQKKDELKKLISHSLEENNTELAYGILDTAPEGFGFLKETTLGKNIYMSASQIKRFKLRRGDQVLGEVRKPIGEEKNFAIRRVLKANDNDLAALESRIPYEELIPTYPIEQFKLGIEQDNISGRILDLISPIGKGQRALIIAPPKAGKTTFISSIANALIEGQKDSEVWILLIDERPEEVTDIKENVEGATVFASTFDDDPKNHIKVTEEIIEKAKMKVEDGENVVILLDSLTRLARAYNIVMPSSGKLLSGGIDPTALYHPKNFFGAARNIKNGGSLTIIATILVDTGSKMDEVIYEEFKSTGNCDIYLDRQLAEFRIFPAIDITKSGTRKEELLLNKNQIDDIWNLRRLLNDFDNKVSATSALIKAIKITRNNDELLAQLPKVLYK from the coding sequence ATGGATATTTTAAATAAACTTCTTTTAAAAGATTTACAAGAAATAGCAAAGGTCATGGAAATAGAAGTAAGTGTAGGCCAAAAAAAGGATGAATTAAAAAAACTAATATCACATTCCCTTGAAGAGAATAATACAGAACTTGCCTATGGTATATTAGACACAGCACCAGAAGGCTTTGGTTTTTTAAAAGAAACAACATTGGGAAAAAATATCTATATGTCAGCTTCACAAATAAAAAGATTTAAACTTAGAAGAGGCGATCAAGTCTTAGGTGAAGTTAGAAAACCAATAGGTGAAGAAAAGAACTTTGCAATAAGAAGAGTTCTAAAAGCTAATGATAATGATTTAGCAGCACTAGAGAGTAGAATTCCCTATGAAGAGTTAATCCCAACTTACCCAATAGAACAATTTAAACTTGGTATAGAACAAGATAATATTTCTGGTAGAATATTAGATTTAATATCTCCAATAGGAAAAGGGCAAAGAGCTTTAATAATAGCGCCACCAAAGGCTGGGAAAACAACTTTTATAAGTTCTATTGCCAATGCCTTAATAGAAGGTCAAAAAGATTCAGAAGTTTGGATATTACTAATAGATGAAAGACCAGAAGAAGTTACAGATATCAAAGAAAATGTTGAAGGAGCAACAGTCTTTGCTTCAACATTTGATGACGATCCTAAAAATCATATAAAAGTGACAGAAGAAATAATAGAAAAAGCTAAAATGAAAGTTGAAGATGGAGAAAATGTAGTAATTTTACTAGATTCTTTAACTAGACTTGCAAGAGCATACAATATTGTAATGCCTTCAAGTGGAAAGCTACTTTCAGGAGGGATAGATCCAACAGCATTATATCATCCAAAAAACTTTTTTGGTGCAGCTAGAAATATAAAAAATGGTGGAAGTTTAACAATTATTGCTACAATTCTTGTTGATACAGGAAGTAAAATGGATGAAGTTATCTATGAAGAATTTAAATCAACAGGAAATTGTGATATTTATTTGGATAGACAGTTAGCTGAATTTAGGATTTTTCCTGCAATAGATATAACAAAATCAGGAACAAGAAAAGAAGAACTACTTCTTAATAAAAATCAAATAGATGATATTTGGAATTTAAGAAGATTACTAAATGATTTTGACAATAAAGTTAGTGCTACCTCAGCATTAATAAAGGCAATAAAAATAACTAGAAACAATGATGAATTATTAGCACAGCTCCCTAAGGTTCTGTACAAATAA